One part of the Bacillota bacterium genome encodes these proteins:
- the rplU gene encoding 50S ribosomal protein L21 gives MYAIVQSGGKQYRVSEGDVISLEKLNAEPGETVTLNEVLAVSTDEQLQVGNPLVANASVEAKVLEQGKGKKVIVFKYKAKKNYRRKQGHRQPFTKVSIEKITLG, from the coding sequence ATGTACGCAATCGTTCAAAGTGGCGGCAAACAGTATCGGGTCAGCGAAGGTGATGTCATTTCCCTGGAAAAGCTCAATGCTGAGCCGGGTGAAACTGTGACTCTCAACGAAGTTTTGGCTGTGAGCACTGATGAGCAACTGCAAGTCGGCAATCCCCTAGTTGCCAATGCCAGTGTGGAAGCAAAGGTTTTGGAACAGGGCAAAGGCAAAAAAGTTATTGTCTTTAAATACAAAGCCAAAAAGAATTACCGTCGTAAGCAGGGCCACCGTCAGCCCTTCACCAAAGTAAGCATCGAAAAAATCACGCTTGGTTAA
- the rsfS gene encoding ribosome silencing factor, whose amino-acid sequence MTGTELLDIAVSAADDKKAQEISILDISGQSSVADYFLVITGSNKIQTRAIADSIQDALAEHDVQLFRKQGYQEGEWILLDYIDVVIHVFLPASREYYQLERLWGEA is encoded by the coding sequence ATGACTGGCACCGAACTCTTAGACATTGCTGTAAGCGCTGCTGACGACAAGAAAGCCCAAGAGATCAGCATTCTCGATATCAGCGGGCAATCATCGGTTGCGGATTATTTTCTAGTTATCACCGGTTCCAACAAAATACAGACCAGAGCCATCGCTGATTCAATTCAGGATGCTCTTGCCGAGCATGATGTACAGTTATTTCGCAAGCAGGGGTACCAGGAAGGAGAGTGGATTCTCCTGGATTATATTGATGTTGTCATTCACGTGTTTTTGCCTGCCAGCCGCGAATACTACCAGCTGGAACGGCTGTGGGGAGAAGCTTGA
- the rodA gene encoding rod shape-determining protein RodA codes for MNKKILKNYDFTLLSLILGLSFFGVLMVTASYVTTDRSLTDVLNANYFLNQGMRLGMGLVALLVLSLIDYNELRRLAIPIYLFNLALLVLVIFRGYEIYESQRWIRIGFFNLQPSEIAKVCIIITLAILLSKEGRTVEGWFDLVLPFAHTALPMLLIFQQPDLGTSLVLIAILFGMLFVAGLRWLHLAVLSVAGVIAGVLAFLFVLKDYQIARLTIFLDPWQDVQGSGWQIIQSKVAIGAGQFKGRGLFQGIHNQLRFLPENHTDFIFAVIGEELGFVGSVAFLIVYMLLIWRVFKVAMEAKDSLGRYLCIGVASMLMFQLLVNVGMTISIMPVTGLPLPLISHGGSSFLATCMALGLVLSVSAHKDSSLF; via the coding sequence ATGAATAAAAAAATTCTCAAGAATTATGACTTCACCCTTCTGTCATTAATTCTCGGCCTCTCTTTCTTTGGCGTGCTGATGGTCACGGCCTCATATGTGACAACAGACCGCTCCCTGACTGATGTGCTTAACGCCAATTACTTTCTTAATCAAGGGATGCGGCTGGGAATGGGTCTTGTCGCCTTGCTTGTGCTCTCCTTGATTGATTATAACGAGCTGCGCCGGTTGGCGATTCCAATCTATTTGTTCAACCTTGCGCTCCTGGTGCTGGTTATCTTCCGGGGGTACGAGATTTATGAGTCCCAGCGCTGGATTCGAATTGGTTTTTTCAACTTGCAGCCCTCGGAGATTGCAAAGGTTTGTATAATAATCACCCTGGCCATACTGCTCTCCAAAGAAGGGCGGACGGTGGAGGGCTGGTTTGATTTGGTACTGCCCTTTGCCCATACGGCCTTGCCGATGCTCCTGATTTTCCAACAGCCGGATTTGGGGACATCTCTGGTGCTGATTGCGATTCTGTTTGGAATGTTGTTTGTCGCCGGCTTGCGTTGGCTGCATTTGGCCGTGCTCTCGGTGGCAGGGGTAATCGCCGGTGTCCTAGCATTTCTCTTTGTGTTGAAAGATTATCAGATTGCCCGGCTCACGATCTTTCTTGATCCCTGGCAGGATGTCCAGGGCAGCGGTTGGCAAATCATCCAGTCCAAGGTGGCAATTGGCGCCGGCCAGTTTAAAGGCCGCGGGCTGTTCCAGGGCATCCACAACCAGCTCCGTTTTTTGCCGGAAAACCATACCGACTTTATTTTCGCGGTTATTGGGGAAGAGCTGGGGTTTGTTGGCTCTGTGGCGTTTTTGATTGTCTATATGCTCTTAATCTGGCGGGTTTTCAAGGTCGCCATGGAGGCCAAGGACAGTTTGGGACGTTACCTTTGTATTGGCGTTGCCAGCATGCTGATGTTCCAGCTCTTGGTCAATGTGGGTATGACCATCAGCATCATGCCAGTCACCGGCTTGCCCCTGCCTTTAATTAGTCACGGTGGCAGTTCGTTTTTGGCCACCTGCATGGCTCTAGGCCTGGTGCTTAGTGTCAGCGCCCACAAAGATTCTTCGCTATTTTAA
- the obgE gene encoding GTPase ObgE: protein MFVDLVKIIVSAGAGGNGAVSFRREKYVPRGGPDGGDGGNGGNVVLKAVSEKNTLLSFRYKRKFKAEDGVAGRKGNRHGKNGDDLVIEVPVGTIVYAAESNKLLADLDQDEQTFVVAKGGKGGRGNARFANSVNRAPKSAELGLPGEEIELRLELKLMADVGLIGFPNVGKSTLLANVSAARPKIADFPFTTITPNLGVVAAGDDSFVLADIPGLIEGAAQGKGLGHQFLRHVERTRLLIHVLDVSGLSGRDPLADWKAVNAELGEFNDRLASLPQIIVLNKSDIAEAAYVEQVRSKLPGEVFVVSGVTGSGLKELMHHVAGKLQDLPRQALVAPEQSPVIDLTPEEGIIVDKVEDYFVVRGRRVEILAAKTDFENDDAVRNFFRMLKRIGVYDRLRACGIKEGDTVVIADQEFTYE, encoded by the coding sequence ATGTTTGTGGATCTTGTGAAAATCATAGTCAGCGCTGGCGCCGGCGGTAACGGGGCAGTCAGTTTCCGGCGGGAAAAATACGTACCCCGCGGCGGGCCTGATGGCGGCGACGGAGGCAATGGCGGCAATGTAGTTTTGAAAGCCGTGTCGGAGAAGAATACTTTACTCAGTTTTCGTTATAAACGCAAGTTTAAAGCTGAAGATGGCGTTGCTGGCCGAAAGGGAAACCGCCATGGAAAAAACGGCGATGATTTGGTCATCGAGGTCCCTGTGGGAACCATTGTCTACGCTGCCGAATCAAATAAACTGCTGGCCGATTTAGATCAGGATGAGCAGACATTTGTTGTCGCCAAGGGTGGAAAAGGTGGTCGTGGTAATGCTCGCTTCGCCAACTCTGTCAATCGTGCACCTAAATCAGCTGAATTGGGGCTGCCAGGCGAAGAAATTGAGCTGCGTCTGGAACTGAAATTGATGGCCGATGTGGGGTTGATTGGTTTTCCCAATGTTGGCAAATCAACTTTGCTGGCTAATGTCTCAGCGGCACGGCCGAAAATTGCCGACTTTCCTTTTACGACAATTACACCCAATCTGGGGGTAGTGGCAGCCGGCGATGACTCTTTTGTTTTGGCGGATATTCCCGGTTTAATTGAGGGCGCTGCCCAGGGTAAGGGGTTAGGGCATCAGTTTCTGCGTCATGTTGAGCGCACCCGCCTGTTAATTCACGTGCTGGATGTTTCGGGCCTCAGCGGGCGTGATCCTCTTGCCGACTGGAAGGCTGTAAATGCTGAACTAGGAGAATTTAATGATCGCCTGGCAAGCTTGCCTCAGATAATCGTCCTCAATAAGAGTGATATTGCAGAGGCAGCTTACGTGGAGCAAGTGCGTAGCAAATTGCCGGGCGAGGTGTTTGTGGTTTCCGGTGTAACCGGTTCTGGATTGAAAGAGCTGATGCATCATGTTGCGGGCAAGCTTCAGGACTTGCCTCGACAAGCATTGGTGGCCCCTGAACAGTCACCGGTTATTGATCTCACCCCGGAGGAAGGGATTATTGTAGATAAGGTGGAAGATTATTTTGTAGTCCGGGGCAGGCGGGTGGAAATCCTGGCTGCAAAGACAGACTTCGAGAACGATGATGCCGTTCGCAACTTCTTTCGAATGCTAAAACGTATCGGGGTTTACGACCGCTTGCGGGCTTGCGGTATCAAAGAGGGAGATACTGTGGTCATAGCCGACCAGGAGTTTACATATGAGTAA
- a CDS encoding LytR family transcriptional regulator produces the protein MRRYSRSGYYRRRRRGFNYRRMGTILTVVVFLILIAASVNFFTLYNALRVSDSPTIWYPQDQERTQFLVLGSYQDSVTTASILSVPADSSRPVYLLNIPPETLVDDADGVRESLSKMFAHKGIEPVISSLDNLLGSLSVDYWLTYEFDELPALLESVQPLQITLEQGHSVTIDDTDYVFAAGANSISDTNVQAFAALADDSLSPEAIYAHNKLIVAVFNEVFALNNLVNMVDNLRLVNTMHDTNLSARELARFRDTLAAVNQHNSDVLLLPGRWLSADNDRFWSAEPRLVNLVVRQFLEDIPAYNRDTLVVDVYNGNGVDGFAGSSAENLRALEYQIGRVDNADVTQQTQIYYLPEYQLAALELALILDCEPALIEGEYNDSENPVSIILGKDLIGGSE, from the coding sequence GTGCGTAGATATTCACGTTCCGGGTATTATCGGCGCCGGCGCAGGGGCTTCAACTACCGGCGTATGGGCACGATTCTGACGGTTGTTGTGTTTCTTATATTGATTGCGGCGAGTGTCAATTTCTTTACGCTCTATAATGCGCTCAGAGTGTCTGATAGTCCGACAATCTGGTATCCTCAGGATCAGGAGCGCACCCAGTTTTTGGTGCTCGGTAGTTATCAAGACTCCGTCACTACCGCATCGATATTGAGTGTACCCGCCGACAGTTCGCGTCCTGTATATCTGCTAAACATTCCACCGGAAACGTTGGTGGACGATGCGGACGGTGTCAGGGAATCGTTATCCAAAATGTTTGCCCATAAGGGTATCGAACCTGTTATCAGTTCGCTGGACAACCTGCTGGGCTCCCTTTCTGTGGATTATTGGTTAACCTATGAATTTGATGAGTTACCGGCCCTGTTGGAGTCAGTGCAGCCGTTACAAATAACACTGGAGCAAGGACATTCGGTAACCATCGATGATACCGATTATGTTTTTGCTGCCGGTGCAAACTCAATTTCTGACACCAACGTTCAGGCTTTTGCCGCCTTGGCCGACGACTCCTTGTCTCCGGAAGCAATTTATGCCCATAACAAATTGATAGTCGCGGTTTTTAATGAAGTTTTTGCGCTAAATAATCTAGTTAATATGGTCGATAATCTGAGATTGGTAAACACTATGCATGACACAAATTTATCCGCCCGGGAGCTTGCCCGTTTCCGGGACACTTTAGCGGCAGTCAATCAACATAATTCGGATGTTTTATTGCTGCCGGGCCGGTGGTTGAGCGCAGATAACGACAGATTCTGGTCAGCGGAACCACGGCTAGTCAATTTGGTGGTCAGGCAGTTTCTGGAGGATATTCCCGCGTACAACCGGGATACTCTGGTTGTAGATGTTTATAATGGTAACGGGGTTGATGGGTTCGCCGGCAGTTCGGCTGAAAACCTGCGAGCTTTGGAATACCAGATTGGCCGAGTGGACAATGCCGACGTTACTCAACAAACCCAGATTTATTATTTGCCTGAGTACCAATTGGCTGCGCTGGAACTGGCGCTGATTCTGGACTGTGAGCCGGCGTTAATTGAGGGTGAATATAATGATTCCGAAAACCCGGTTTCAATTATCTTAGGTAAAGATCTGATTGGAGGTAGTGAATGA
- a CDS encoding 50S ribosomal protein L27 — MFRIDLQLFAQKKGVGSSKNGRDSISKRLGVKRQDGQFVSAGSILVRQRGTKIHPGNNVGIGGDDTLFAKIDGVVAYEGNGKGGRKKVSVYAQ; from the coding sequence ATGTTCAGGATTGATTTGCAATTATTTGCCCAAAAAAAAGGGGTTGGCAGTTCTAAAAACGGCCGCGATTCTATTTCTAAGCGACTGGGCGTTAAGCGGCAGGATGGCCAGTTTGTGTCCGCAGGTTCAATTCTTGTTCGCCAGCGGGGCACTAAAATCCACCCGGGTAATAATGTCGGTATCGGCGGTGACGATACTTTATTCGCCAAAATTGACGGCGTAGTTGCCTATGAAGGCAATGGCAAGGGTGGCCGTAAAAAGGTCAGTGTTTATGCGCAATAA
- a CDS encoding LysM peptidoglycan-binding domain-containing protein, whose protein sequence is MLRKLSRTATFTICLTILLASLSTAYGQTYQIKPGDNLWRISNQFGVSVQNLKDANDLSSDLIYAGRELKIPQVHTVVRGNTLFMLARQYDTTVDAIKQANNLQSNLIVVGQRLTMPTRQQSNGNPNGQRMNVTSEEMDLLARAVYSEARGEPFNGQVAVAAVIFNRVEHDEFPNTISSVIFEPWAFTAVHDGQFWLTPNQTAYDAVEEALEGTDPSQGAIFYYNPVTATNQWIRIRPIITQIGRHVFAR, encoded by the coding sequence ATGTTAAGAAAGCTATCGAGAACAGCGACGTTTACCATCTGTTTGACGATCCTCCTCGCGTCATTATCCACTGCCTACGGTCAAACTTATCAAATCAAGCCCGGAGACAACCTGTGGCGTATATCAAATCAGTTTGGGGTTTCAGTACAAAACCTGAAAGATGCCAATGATCTGTCCAGTGATTTGATTTATGCAGGCAGAGAGTTGAAAATCCCCCAAGTACACACGGTAGTGCGTGGCAACACCTTGTTTATGCTGGCCCGTCAATATGACACAACAGTTGATGCGATAAAACAAGCCAATAACCTGCAGAGCAACTTGATTGTAGTCGGGCAACGTCTGACCATGCCCACCCGGCAACAATCAAACGGCAATCCAAATGGGCAGCGAATGAATGTAACCAGCGAAGAAATGGATCTCCTGGCTAGGGCAGTATACAGCGAAGCCCGGGGAGAACCATTCAACGGTCAGGTTGCAGTGGCAGCAGTCATTTTCAACCGCGTTGAACATGATGAATTTCCCAACACAATTTCCAGCGTAATTTTTGAACCTTGGGCATTTACCGCTGTTCATGACGGCCAGTTTTGGCTCACTCCTAATCAGACAGCGTATGACGCTGTAGAAGAAGCTTTAGAAGGTACCGATCCCAGCCAGGGCGCAATCTTCTACTACAATCCGGTTACCGCCACCAATCAATGGATCCGGATACGTCCAATAATCACTCAAATTGGACGCCATGTATTTGCCCGTTAA
- a CDS encoding class I SAM-dependent methyltransferase: MNTPDPYATLARHYDRLMASVPYGRWAKFIAAFAAPGAKIIDLGCGTGNLALRLSRAGFQVIGIDISPAMLSIASAKPGSGQVQWLHQSFFNFTETADLVCCTCDGLNHIIQVKDIIAVFRQVYRKLRPGGCFIFDINSPDKYRHILADNLFYLSSDTGEIIWQNHFSYPWNEADLTLFERKGDFYSRHRISIVERCYQPSSLLYWLRQTGFSVGDLKDDYTMRSPGFKTQRITFVGKKI; the protein is encoded by the coding sequence TTGAATACGCCTGATCCCTACGCGACTTTGGCAAGGCATTATGACCGATTGATGGCATCAGTTCCCTACGGGCGCTGGGCAAAATTTATTGCTGCTTTTGCAGCGCCCGGAGCAAAAATTATTGACTTGGGTTGCGGGACAGGCAATTTGGCTTTGCGCTTAAGCAGGGCCGGATTTCAGGTCATCGGGATTGATATATCACCGGCGATGCTTAGTATCGCCAGTGCCAAACCGGGCAGCGGCCAGGTTCAATGGCTGCACCAAAGTTTTTTTAATTTTACCGAAACAGCCGACTTGGTTTGCTGTACTTGTGATGGGCTTAACCATATCATCCAGGTGAAAGATATCATCGCTGTCTTCCGGCAGGTTTACCGCAAGTTGCGTCCCGGCGGATGCTTTATATTTGACATCAACTCGCCGGATAAATATCGGCATATTCTAGCCGACAATTTATTTTATTTGTCTTCCGATACTGGTGAAATAATCTGGCAGAATCATTTCAGCTACCCCTGGAACGAAGCTGATTTGACCCTATTCGAAAGGAAAGGGGATTTCTACAGCCGGCATCGCATTTCGATTGTGGAGCGTTGCTATCAACCGTCATCCCTGTTATACTGGTTGCGACAAACTGGTTTCTCGGTCGGTGACTTGAAGGATGACTATACTATGCGTTCGCCTGGCTTTAAGACACAGAGGATCACCTTTGTCGGCAAAAAAATCTAA
- a CDS encoding DUF1858 domain-containing protein → MTVSFDKGMTIREVLEKEPKTVDVFLSFGMHCVGCPTASGETIEQAAAVHGINLDLLMDKLNEVK, encoded by the coding sequence ATGACTGTGAGTTTCGATAAGGGAATGACAATTCGGGAAGTACTTGAAAAAGAACCGAAGACTGTTGATGTTTTTTTAAGTTTCGGTATGCACTGTGTGGGGTGCCCCACAGCCAGCGGTGAAACAATTGAACAAGCCGCAGCTGTGCATGGAATCAACCTCGACCTCTTAATGGATAAGCTAAACGAAGTTAAATAA
- the nadD gene encoding nicotinate (nicotinamide) nucleotide adenylyltransferase: protein MSKIKIFFGGSFDPPHLGHLLMAQLASEKLGAPVTFLPAGIPPHKQVRCTAAQRLEMVRLAIAGNTLFSVDDTEIKRREPAYTYETLEQLQARYQLQADSLYFLLGSDSVTELETWRNPERIAALCTLLVYPRQAWSELDLTGVRRSLNLRLEICDAPIVQISSTFIRQRIQQYKSVRYMLPEAVADFIAERGLYLKEKRV from the coding sequence ATGAGTAAAATTAAAATATTTTTTGGCGGTTCTTTTGATCCCCCTCATTTAGGCCATTTGCTGATGGCGCAGCTGGCTTCGGAGAAGCTGGGGGCGCCGGTGACTTTTTTGCCTGCAGGCATCCCTCCCCACAAACAGGTGCGCTGCACAGCGGCCCAGCGCCTGGAGATGGTTCGACTTGCAATTGCCGGAAACACTCTGTTTTCGGTTGATGATACGGAAATCAAGCGACGAGAACCGGCGTATACATATGAGACCCTGGAACAATTGCAAGCACGTTACCAGCTACAGGCGGACAGCTTGTACTTCTTGTTGGGTAGCGACTCAGTGACAGAATTGGAAACATGGCGCAACCCGGAAAGGATTGCCGCTTTATGTACTTTATTGGTTTATCCCCGACAAGCTTGGTCTGAGCTTGATCTCACAGGTGTACGCCGGAGTTTGAACCTGCGGTTAGAAATTTGTGATGCGCCAATCGTCCAGATTTCTTCTACTTTTATTCGCCAGCGAATACAACAATATAAGAGTGTCAGGTACATGCTTCCTGAGGCAGTGGCTGATTTTATTGCGGAAAGGGGTTTGTATCTGAAGGAAAAACGCGTCTAG
- the speE gene encoding polyamine aminopropyltransferase — MDLWFSERETENIKVQWKLARTLASHQSQYQKIDIVEFVEFGRGLILDGVIQTTLSDEFIYHEMLAHVPLNTHPNPKTVLVVGGGDGGTVREVLKHNIDSVDLVEIDGDVVRLCREFLPELAGGLDDPRVRVHIGDGIEYVRKREAAYDCVLVDSSDPVGPAVGLFAREFYSDIFRALKPGGLMAAQTESPLFNQDLIRQVTKGLRQIFQDVRFYWANVPTYSIGPWSFALAGQNIKGVNMSVTSGCRYYNDAIHQGAFMLPAYFQDLLK, encoded by the coding sequence ATGGATTTGTGGTTTTCGGAAAGAGAAACCGAGAATATCAAAGTGCAATGGAAACTCGCCCGCACTCTGGCATCCCACCAATCCCAGTATCAAAAGATCGATATTGTAGAATTTGTTGAGTTCGGTCGCGGATTAATCTTAGACGGGGTTATTCAAACAACTCTGAGTGACGAATTCATATATCATGAGATGCTGGCTCATGTTCCGCTCAACACCCATCCCAATCCGAAAACAGTGCTGGTTGTCGGTGGCGGTGACGGAGGGACTGTGAGGGAGGTTTTGAAACATAATATTGATTCCGTTGACCTGGTGGAAATAGACGGCGATGTGGTCCGGCTCTGTAGGGAATTTCTGCCGGAGTTGGCAGGCGGTCTGGATGACCCCCGGGTTAGAGTCCACATTGGTGATGGGATTGAGTATGTACGTAAGCGGGAGGCGGCCTATGACTGTGTCTTGGTTGATTCATCAGACCCCGTCGGTCCGGCTGTCGGATTATTTGCCCGGGAGTTCTATAGTGATATTTTCAGGGCGCTCAAACCGGGAGGGTTGATGGCTGCTCAGACAGAGTCGCCGCTTTTCAATCAGGATTTGATCCGCCAGGTCACTAAGGGTTTGCGACAGATATTTCAAGATGTGCGATTTTACTGGGCCAACGTTCCAACCTATTCGATTGGCCCCTGGAGCTTTGCCCTGGCCGGTCAAAACATTAAAGGGGTTAATATGTCAGTCACCAGCGGCTGCCGGTATTATAATGATGCTATACACCAAGGCGCTTTTATGCTGCCTGCATATTTTCAAGATTTGTTGAAATAA
- a CDS encoding ribosomal-processing cysteine protease Prp — MIKITIQNHHQLIVGFSVSGHSLYAVHGADIICAAVSALSQTAIPALTQVLGVAPEWARDEGFLNCRIPDGLDERQTERAQIVLQTLIVGLENIARQYPTYIQLMNEEV, encoded by the coding sequence ATGATTAAGATAACTATCCAGAACCACCATCAGCTGATAGTTGGATTTTCGGTGTCCGGGCATTCTCTATATGCCGTCCACGGCGCCGACATAATCTGCGCGGCCGTTTCTGCCTTGAGTCAGACAGCAATCCCCGCGCTCACGCAGGTGTTGGGTGTTGCGCCGGAATGGGCCCGGGATGAAGGCTTTTTAAACTGTCGCATACCTGATGGCCTGGATGAGCGACAAACTGAGCGCGCACAGATTGTTTTACAAACTTTGATTGTCGGTCTGGAAAATATCGCCCGACAATATCCTACCTATATCCAGTTAATGAACGAGGAGGTGTAA
- a CDS encoding DUF2344 domain-containing protein gives MHILRLPWLWNLHCLFAKTLESGGTHVRLIVSFSKTGPARFISHLDLQRLWQRVLKIAGVQMQMSKGFNPHPKMRFALPLATGYESRGELLEISVLTPVTPGDLQVRLNAILPEGLLVVACQEAPENMPKLTAMVAGLGYELYFAKEPDMEKAERILAGNSIVEQKDKKFNIKDFLIYWHQDKKILQLRLHVQNQVTVRPELAAAHLFPESPLLRVIRTEFFTCFDGDLPVGLKSLDC, from the coding sequence CTGCACATTCTTCGATTGCCATGGTTGTGGAATTTGCACTGCCTATTCGCTAAAACCCTGGAGTCGGGGGGAACGCACGTGCGATTGATAGTTTCTTTTTCTAAAACTGGTCCGGCGCGGTTTATTTCCCACTTGGATTTGCAACGCTTGTGGCAGCGGGTGTTGAAGATTGCCGGGGTGCAAATGCAAATGAGCAAAGGGTTTAATCCCCATCCTAAGATGCGCTTTGCCCTGCCTCTGGCCACCGGTTATGAATCCCGGGGAGAGCTCTTGGAAATTAGCGTTTTGACCCCAGTAACGCCAGGAGATTTGCAGGTTAGACTGAACGCGATTCTGCCCGAGGGACTATTGGTCGTTGCATGTCAGGAGGCCCCTGAAAACATGCCAAAATTGACTGCTATGGTGGCTGGGCTTGGCTATGAGCTTTACTTTGCCAAAGAGCCCGACATGGAAAAGGCAGAAAGAATACTGGCAGGCAATTCTATTGTTGAACAAAAGGACAAAAAATTTAATATCAAAGATTTTTTGATCTATTGGCATCAGGACAAGAAGATACTGCAATTGCGCCTGCATGTTCAAAACCAGGTGACTGTGCGGCCGGAGTTGGCAGCCGCCCATCTTTTCCCAGAATCTCCGTTGTTGCGGGTGATCAGGACGGAATTTTTCACTTGCTTTGACGGAGACTTGCCTGTTGGTTTAAAATCCCTTGATTGTTGA
- a CDS encoding TIGR03960 family B12-binding radical SAM protein: protein MLWEQLEAILPEVEKPARYTGNEINAVRKNLDSVDVSVVLAFPDVYEIGTSYLGFQILYDIINRLPGAQAERVFAPWPDMESKMRDNNIPLFGLETKRPLAAFDIVGFTLQYELGYTNILNMLNLADIPIWTRERTGLPFIIAGGPGAYNPEPLSGFVDAFVLGEGEELIAEVIELVRQAKSSDWSREQTLVRLAAIGGIYVPEFYHPQFDQAGAYIGTIPINDLVPSRPRKRIVNDFAEFPLPENVIVPLVQPVHDRTSIEICRGCARGCRFCQAGMIYRPVRERNSNLLARQGQQLLAKTGSGELSLSSLSSADYTEIEELISRFMKPGISVALPSLRVDSYSVNLAKLTGAQRKSGLTLAPEAGTQRLRNVINKNVTEDDILTAVKSAFSNGWTTVKLYFMIGLPTETRDDVLGIAALVAKIQTLYREAGGAKGRLRINLGVSTFVPKPHTPFQWEPLLEKEEVEYRQDLLRKQLPAKNIKIQTTGWEESFLEATLARGDRRLANAIFTAWQLGCRFDAWREHFRPDLWEQAFMSNGLNPRKLVCNRMPLAQKLPWDHIDSGIRKQFLAREAERAEAAEQTADCTFFDCHGCGICTAYSLKPWSRGERTCD, encoded by the coding sequence ATGCTTTGGGAACAGTTGGAGGCAATTCTCCCTGAGGTGGAAAAGCCGGCCCGGTATACAGGCAACGAAATTAATGCCGTTCGCAAAAACCTGGATTCGGTAGACGTTTCCGTGGTTTTGGCGTTCCCTGATGTGTATGAGATAGGTACAAGCTATCTGGGCTTTCAGATACTCTATGATATTATTAATCGACTGCCGGGAGCGCAGGCAGAACGGGTCTTTGCACCCTGGCCGGACATGGAATCGAAAATGCGGGATAATAATATTCCTCTTTTTGGCCTGGAGACCAAACGTCCGCTGGCGGCCTTTGATATAGTCGGGTTTACGCTTCAATATGAGTTGGGTTATACAAACATCCTCAACATGCTAAACCTTGCCGACATTCCCATTTGGACCCGGGAGCGGACTGGTTTGCCGTTTATCATTGCTGGCGGGCCTGGCGCTTATAATCCCGAGCCGCTTTCCGGTTTTGTCGATGCGTTTGTACTCGGCGAAGGTGAAGAGCTGATTGCCGAAGTTATTGAACTTGTACGCCAGGCAAAATCCTCGGACTGGAGCCGGGAACAGACGCTTGTGCGACTGGCTGCAATCGGAGGAATTTATGTGCCGGAATTTTATCATCCCCAGTTCGATCAAGCGGGAGCGTATATCGGAACCATACCAATCAACGACTTGGTTCCATCTCGACCCCGCAAGCGGATAGTCAATGATTTCGCCGAATTTCCTTTGCCGGAAAACGTAATTGTACCGCTTGTGCAACCGGTGCATGATCGCACAAGTATCGAAATTTGCCGGGGCTGCGCCCGGGGCTGCCGATTCTGTCAGGCCGGGATGATTTATCGGCCGGTGCGGGAACGCAATTCCAATCTGCTTGCACGCCAGGGCCAACAGCTGTTGGCGAAAACTGGATCCGGGGAGCTTAGTCTCAGCTCGCTTAGCAGCGCTGATTATACCGAAATTGAGGAGTTAATTAGTCGGTTTATGAAGCCCGGTATCAGCGTGGCATTGCCGTCCCTGCGGGTCGACTCATATTCCGTTAACCTTGCCAAGCTCACCGGCGCCCAGCGCAAGAGCGGACTGACGCTGGCGCCAGAAGCTGGCACCCAGCGGCTTCGGAACGTGATAAACAAAAATGTCACTGAAGACGATATCCTGACTGCGGTGAAATCTGCGTTCAGCAATGGCTGGACCACGGTAAAATTATATTTCATGATTGGTTTGCCTACTGAAACCCGCGATGATGTGTTGGGTATTGCCGCTCTGGTCGCTAAAATCCAAACTCTCTACCGGGAAGCAGGAGGCGCCAAAGGCCGGCTGCGGATAAATCTTGGCGTTTCTACATTTGTTCCCAAACCCCACACCCCATTTCAATGGGAGCCGCTTTTAGAGAAAGAAGAAGTGGAGTATAGACAAGATTTGCTGCGAAAACAGCTGCCGGCAAAAAATATCAAGATTCAGACCACCGGCTGGGAAGAGAGTTTTTTGGAGGCGACCTTGGCCCGAGGCGACCGGCGGTTGGCTAACGCGATTTTTACTGCCTGGCAGCTGGGGTGTCGGTTTGATGCCTGGCGGGAGCATTTCCGCCCCGATTTATGGGAACAGGCCTTTATGAGCAATGGGCTCAATCCCCGAAAACTGGTATGTAATCGGATGCCCCTTGCGCAAAAGCTGCCTTGGGACCACATCGATAGCGGCATTCGCAAACAGTTCTTGGCAAGAGAGGCGGAGCGGGCGGAAGCAGCCGAGCAGACCGCTGACTGCACATTCTTCGATTGCCATGGTTGTGGAATTTGCACTGCCTATTCGCTAAAACCCTGGAGTCGGGGGGAACGCACGTGCGATTGA